From the genome of Populus alba chromosome 10, ASM523922v2, whole genome shotgun sequence, one region includes:
- the LOC118043124 gene encoding protein ASYMMETRIC LEAVES 2 isoform X1: MRRRWKMASSSNSPCAACKFLRRKCQTECVFAPYFPPDQPQKFSNVHKVFGASNVTKLLNELHPSQREDAVNSLAYEADMRLRDPVYGCVGVISLLQHQLRQLQIDLSCAKSELSKYQNLGITGHAGSLIAAAAAAATATATAHHHQHPQNLGINLIGAGGGSRDHHYHHQFFPKDQQQMMRSFDAGNNYDASLLAMNVSASIGQLNHFQQPRAAAGDDRRTIDPS, translated from the exons ATG AGGAGAAGGTGGAAGATGGCTTCGTCGTCGAATTCTCCGTGCGCTGCCTGTAAGTTTCTGCGCCGTAAATGTCAAACTGAATGTGTCTTTGCTCCCTACTTCCCACCTGACCAGCCACAGAAATTCTCTAATGTCCATAAAGTTTTTGGGGCCAGCAATGTCACAAAACTTCTCAACGAACTGCACCCTTCTCAGCGAGAAGATGCTGTCAATTCTTTGGCCTATGAGGCTGACATGCGCCTCCGTGACCCAGTTTATGGCTGCGTTGGAGTCATTTCACTCCTTCAGCACCAACTTCGCCAACTGCAGATAGATCTTAGCTGTGCAAAATCAGAACTCTCCAAATATCAGAACTTGGGCATCACTGGCCATGCTGGATCACTAATTGCGGCCGCAGCAGCTGCAGCGACAGCCACGGCAACAGCCCATCACCACCAACATCCGCAAAACCTTGGGATCAATTTGATTGGAGCTGGAGGTGGAAGTAGGGATCACCACTACCACCATCAGTTTTTTCCCAAGGATCAGCAACAGATGATGAGAAGCTTCGATGCTGGGAATAACTACGATGCAAGCCTTCTTGCTATGAATGTCTCTGCAAGTATTGGACAACTTAATCATTTCCAGCAACCTAGAGCCGCTGCTGGGGATGACCGCCGCACCATTGACCCCTCTTAG
- the LOC118043124 gene encoding protein ASYMMETRIC LEAVES 2 isoform X2: MASSSNSPCAACKFLRRKCQTECVFAPYFPPDQPQKFSNVHKVFGASNVTKLLNELHPSQREDAVNSLAYEADMRLRDPVYGCVGVISLLQHQLRQLQIDLSCAKSELSKYQNLGITGHAGSLIAAAAAAATATATAHHHQHPQNLGINLIGAGGGSRDHHYHHQFFPKDQQQMMRSFDAGNNYDASLLAMNVSASIGQLNHFQQPRAAAGDDRRTIDPS, from the coding sequence ATGGCTTCGTCGTCGAATTCTCCGTGCGCTGCCTGTAAGTTTCTGCGCCGTAAATGTCAAACTGAATGTGTCTTTGCTCCCTACTTCCCACCTGACCAGCCACAGAAATTCTCTAATGTCCATAAAGTTTTTGGGGCCAGCAATGTCACAAAACTTCTCAACGAACTGCACCCTTCTCAGCGAGAAGATGCTGTCAATTCTTTGGCCTATGAGGCTGACATGCGCCTCCGTGACCCAGTTTATGGCTGCGTTGGAGTCATTTCACTCCTTCAGCACCAACTTCGCCAACTGCAGATAGATCTTAGCTGTGCAAAATCAGAACTCTCCAAATATCAGAACTTGGGCATCACTGGCCATGCTGGATCACTAATTGCGGCCGCAGCAGCTGCAGCGACAGCCACGGCAACAGCCCATCACCACCAACATCCGCAAAACCTTGGGATCAATTTGATTGGAGCTGGAGGTGGAAGTAGGGATCACCACTACCACCATCAGTTTTTTCCCAAGGATCAGCAACAGATGATGAGAAGCTTCGATGCTGGGAATAACTACGATGCAAGCCTTCTTGCTATGAATGTCTCTGCAAGTATTGGACAACTTAATCATTTCCAGCAACCTAGAGCCGCTGCTGGGGATGACCGCCGCACCATTGACCCCTCTTAG